A section of the Schistosoma haematobium chromosome ZW, whole genome shotgun sequence genome encodes:
- the KIF1B_1 gene encoding Kinesin-like protein kif1b (EggNog:ENOG410V8TH~COG:Z), whose translation MFHTTNCGLFTDDSLEITTDFITCYLKFCFDICCPTETIFVSFDRLTPSKLKRLRRVRERLYKEKNCNEVRELNGLINVEIRRLNCIFTEKLLSCKNSPSMWKVFKELTDDRQIRSDNQLNVCDLNKSFVRQSSDVMLPSSTGLKNSRVPRSTETDVRRCLQLLNLS comes from the coding sequence atgtttcatacgactaactgtggattatttacagatgactcactggaaatcactactgattttatcacttgttaccttaaattctgttttgatatttgttgtcccactgaaaccatttttgtaagtttcgATCGACTCACACCTTCAAAACTGaaacgactacggagggtgAGAGAAAGACTGTATAAAGAGAAGAACTGTAATGAAGTTCGtgagctaaatggtctgataaacgtagagattagacgtctcaactgtatatttactgaaaaactcttgtcttgcaagaactctccaagtatgtggaaagtctttaaagaacttacagatGACAGACAGATTaggagcgataaccagctgaatgtttgtgacttaaataagtcttttgtacgtcagtcatctgatgtaatGCTCCCTTCATCCACAGGTTTAAAGAATAGCCGTGTTCCTCGTtccactgaaactgatgtccgaAGATGTCTCCAGTTACTTAATTTATCCTGA